The segment CTCCGGGTACTCGTAGCGGAGGTAGATGACGCCGGCCGTCGCGCCGACGACGTGGCCGGCGATGGCCATCGACTCGATGAGCAGGTGCGGGTCGAGGTGGAGGAGCGGGCGGTCCTTGTAGGTGCCCGGCTCGCCCTCGTCGGCGTTGCAGACGACGTACTTCCGGTCGCCGGGGGTGTCGCGGACGGCCTGCCACTTGGCGGCGAGGGGGAATCCCGCGCCGCCGCGGCCGAGCAGGCCGCTGGCACGGAGGGCGGCGATCACCTCTTCGGCGTCGTCCTGCTCCACGACGCGGCGGAGCTGCTCATAGCCGCCGTTGGCGCGGTAGACGTCGAGGGCGCGCAGGTTCGGCGTACGGATGCCGCGGAAGAGGACCTCCTCCACGCCGTCGACGCTCGCGGCAGGCGGGGGCGGAAGAAACGGGTCGGCGGCGGTCCCCCGGAACGCTCCGTTCGAGAGCGCCGCGGGGGCTTGGTCGCAGAGGCCGGGGCAGGCGATGCCCTCGCCGGGGATGCCGCGTCCAACGCCGACGCCGGGGAGGCAGCAGGCGGGGCCGCCGCACGCGCCCTCTCGCAGGACGTGGTCCTTGCCGAGGTTGGAGTAGTGGTAGAAGGAGGCAGCCTGATGAACGTAGGACGCGGGGATGCGGAGGGCGTTGGAGAGGGCGTTCAGGGACTCCTCCGACATCGTTTCGGAACCCCCCATCGCGTCGTGGAGCATCGGGAGGAACGGAGCGTGGGATTTGGTGCTGTCTGCCATAGCTCCATTGTACTTATGGGGGTTTCATTCCCACAATCAGCAATTTGCGCCATGCCACTATTCCCTGTCCGAATAACAACACGGGCCCCGCAAGTTGCGGGGCCCGTGCGAGGCAGGTGTCCGGCGCTTCACAGGATCTCGCGAAACGCCGGGCGTCCTATCTGCTGTAGCCGGAGTCCGTCTCCGGGTAGACCGGAAGCCCGTTTGTCAACCGCTCCAGCAGGAAGGCAAAGTCCTGGTAGGAGCCCAGGCTGCCAAGCTGGTTGCCGAGGGGCAGGAGCCAGTCGTAGATGGTTGCCAGGTCCCGCTGCACGCCGGCCCCGTCGCGGCTGTCCACGCCGGGCAGACTGGCGTAGCGGTCAGCGGCCAAGGCGACGAGGGCGCCGAAGTCGAGGAGCGCGGCGGACTGCGCGTTGTTCAGTTGGCCTGAGCTGGCGGCCAGGGTCTCGGTCTGCCGGTTCGAGAGGCCGCTGCCGGGCTCGACCCACCGGAGCTGCACCTCACCGAGGTGCTGCCTGACCGTGGGGTTCAGCTGCGCGTTGGGGCGGAGTTGGACCTCGTAGAAGACGGTGGTTGCGGCGCCCATCGGGATCTCCGCAAACTCCCTGCGATCCTGCGTGAAGGACTCGTCGGAGGTCACGCGGTTCTCGTAGCCCACCAGCCGCCAGTACTCGACGACGGCGGGGTTCCAGCGCACCTGCGCCCGGGTCTGGTCGGCGAAGGGGATGGAGAGGGGGAGCCAGCTGTCGCGGCTGAAGGTGGCGCGCGCCTGGTTGACGTCGCTCAGGTAGCGGTACCAGCCGTTGCCGTGCTGGGCCAGCTGCTCCAGCAGCACGTCATTGTAGTTGTTGATGCCGACGCCGATGGTGATGAGGCGCAGGGGGTTCTTGGCGTCGCGGTCGTAGGCGGACTCCAGGATGGCGAAGGGGTCTGTGGCGTCGACGTTGGCCACGCCGTCAGACATGAGGATGACGTAGTTGTGGGCGTCGGGCCGGTCGCGGCGGGCCCGGTCGGCGAGCCGCACGCCCTGGTCGAGGCCTGCCTGCACGTTGGTGGAACCGCGAGGGCGAAGCTGGTCGATGGAGTAGCGGACGCCGCGGTCGCCGGGGTCCGTGTGGGAGACCGTGAGGTCACGGACGACGTTGTTGGTGAAGTGGACGACGGCGATGCGGTCATCGTTGCGGAGGCTGCGCCGGATGGTGTCGGCGGCCTCGCGGGCGATGGCGACGCGGTTGCCGTCGGCCATGGAGCCGGAGGCGTCCAGCACGAGGGTCACGTTCAGCGGAACGTCGTCACGAAACTCGGGCGCCTGGAAGCCGATGCGCACCAAGTGCAGCCCACCCTGGAGCGGGTGCGGAATGGCCTCTGTGGTGATGGAGAAGCTGTCGTCGTGGGCCGGGAGCTCGTAGCCGTAGTTGAAGGCGTTGATCCACTCCTCGGCGCGGACGGAGTCGGGGTCAACCTGGTGGCCGGCCCTGGCCCAGTTCAATGCGAGCTGGTAGGACGTGCGGTCCGTGTCGAGGCTGAAGGTGGAGACGCTGTCGTTCACCGCGGCCTCGAAGCCGGACTGCCGGTAGTCCTGGAAGTTGGTCGCGGACGGGGGCGCGGCCTCGTACACGGGGGTCGTGGGGTTGAACTGGGACGCCGCGGGCGGAGCGGCATCGTACGACTTGGTTGCAGACTGGCTGTCTGCGGACGCCGGCGCTTCCATCAGCGGCATTGAAGCAGCGTAGGGCTGTTGGTTGCTCGGGGCAGCCGTCGGCGCGGCCATCGCCGGCGCAGGCTGCTCCGGCGCCGAGAGCGTAGTCGTAGTACTCGAGGAACTCGGGTACGTTGCAGTGCTCTCTTCAGCGAATGTGCTGCGATCCTCCTCGGAGCCGCAGGCGACGGCGCCGAGCAGGAGCGCGGCGGCGCATGCGGCCGTTGCGGTTAGTCGGATTTTTCTAGCAAATGAACTGTTCATGGGAACCCCACCTCTTTCGTCGTTCTGGAACGGGACCTGCACCCGTGGTCCCCCTGTGGCCTCCGCGGCGCTAGCAACCGCGTCACAGACTTATACGCCCGCTCCGAAATTTCGGTTCCGGCCGGTCCGGGGCATCGTGGGGGGTTGTTGGCTACAGGCCAGATACGGGGAAATTGACACAAACTGACTATTGTCGCGAGCGCCTATCGAGTGTTGCAAGGGGCGCCTCAAAGGCCGCCGAGAGGTCGCACATCAGGGCCGGGGCCCTACCAGAGAGAGAGCCCCGTGTCGGTTAGTGTGAATATCCGCCTCAGGTCCTGCTCACCTGTTGTAGCCCGATTCATCCTCACTGTAAGTCGGGAGTCCTTCGGTCAGGCTCTCCAAGAGGAAAGCAAAGTCATCATAGGCCTTCAGGTTGCCCAGGCTCCGGCCGACAGACCGCAGCCGCTCGTGCAGGACCGTGAGGTCCCGATGCACATTGGCGGAGTCGTTGCTGTCCACGTAGGGCAAACTTGCGTAACGGTCCGCTGCAAGAGCCACCATCGCACCGAGGTCCAGCAGCGCAGCGGCATTCGCGTCCGTGGGCTGACCGACACGGACTGAGATTGCCTCCGACTGGCGGTTAGACAGGCCGTCTCCTGGAGTGACCCACCGTAGCTGCACGTCTCCAAGCTCGGCGCCCCGGGAAGCATCCCGGAGCCCCAGGGAGGTCAACTCCACCTCAAAGAACACCGTGGTGGCAGTACCCATGGGAATCTCCGCAAACTCTCTGCGGTCCTCGGTGAAGGACTCATCGGAGGTGACGCGATTCTCGTAGCCCACCAGCCGCCATGACTCCACGGCGTCTTCGTTCCAGGTCACCTGGGCGCGGGTCTGGTCGGCGAAGGGTATCGAGAGCGGGAGCCAACTGTCGCGGCTGAAGGTGGTCTCCGCCTGGGCAGTGCTGCTGAGGTAGCGGTACCAGCCGTTTCCGTACTGAGCAAGCTGCTCCAGCAGCACGTCGTTGTAGTTGTTTATGCCCACGCCGATGGTGATCAGGCGCAGTGGGTTCCGACTGTCGGGATCATAGGCGGACTCCAGGATGGAGAAGGGGTCTGTGGCGTCCACGTTGGCCACGCCGTCAGACATGAGGATGATGTAGTTGTGAGCGTTGGGCCGGTCCCGGCGCGCCCGGTCTGCGAGCCGCACGCCCTCATTCAGACCTGCCTGCACGTTGGTGGACCCAGTCGGCCGAAGTTCGTCAATGGAGTCCCGCAGGTCCCGGTCGTCCGGACCGGTGTGCCGCACCGTGAGGCGGCCAATGACTTCGTCGGTGAAGTGCACAACAGCAAGACGGTCGCTGCTGCGCATGCCGCGGCGTATGGTATCCGCCGCCGTGCGGGCGATGTCGACTCGGTTGCCGTCCGCCATGCTGCCGGATGCGTCGAGGACAAGGGTCACATTGAGCGGAGCGTTGTCCTGGAACTCGGGCGCCTGGAAGCCGAGTCGCACAAGGTGCATTTCGCCGTTCAGGGGGTGCGAGATGGCGTC is part of the Chloroflexota bacterium genome and harbors:
- a CDS encoding von Willebrand factor type A domain-containing protein, with product MPLMEAPASADSQSATKSYDAAPPAASQFNPTTPVYEAAPPSATNFQDYRQSGFEAAVNDSVSTFSLDTDRTSYQLALNWARAGHQVDPDSVRAEEWINAFNYGYELPAHDDSFSITTEAIPHPLQGGLHLVRIGFQAPEFRDDVPLNVTLVLDASGSMADGNRVAIAREAADTIRRSLRNDDRIAVVHFTNNVVRDLTVSHTDPGDRGVRYSIDQLRPRGSTNVQAGLDQGVRLADRARRDRPDAHNYVILMSDGVANVDATDPFAILESAYDRDAKNPLRLITIGVGINNYNDVLLEQLAQHGNGWYRYLSDVNQARATFSRDSWLPLSIPFADQTRAQVRWNPAVVEYWRLVGYENRVTSDESFTQDRREFAEIPMGAATTVFYEVQLRPNAQLNPTVRQHLGEVQLRWVEPGSGLSNRQTETLAASSGQLNNAQSAALLDFGALVALAADRYASLPGVDSRDGAGVQRDLATIYDWLLPLGNQLGSLGSYQDFAFLLERLTNGLPVYPETDSGYSR
- a CDS encoding von Willebrand factor type A domain-containing protein; this encodes MALLVGALGCAPPDDSSTSYTTSASYSGPQGNAGLPGVSYQTPPSDTTFQDYGRSDFVATTEDDVSTFSLDTDRTSYQLALNWAREGYTVEPDSVRAEEGINAFNYGYELPPHTDSFAITSDAISHPLNGEMHLVRLGFQAPEFQDNAPLNVTLVLDASGSMADGNRVDIARTAADTIRRGMRSSDRLAVVHFTDEVIGRLTVRHTGPDDRDLRDSIDELRPTGSTNVQAGLNEGVRLADRARRDRPNAHNYIILMSDGVANVDATDPFSILESAYDPDSRNPLRLITIGVGINNYNDVLLEQLAQYGNGWYRYLSSTAQAETTFSRDSWLPLSIPFADQTRAQVTWNEDAVESWRLVGYENRVTSDESFTEDRREFAEIPMGTATTVFFEVELTSLGLRDASRGAELGDVQLRWVTPGDGLSNRQSEAISVRVGQPTDANAAALLDLGAMVALAADRYASLPYVDSNDSANVHRDLTVLHERLRSVGRSLGNLKAYDDFAFLLESLTEGLPTYSEDESGYNR